Genomic segment of Coffea arabica cultivar ET-39 chromosome 1e, Coffea Arabica ET-39 HiFi, whole genome shotgun sequence:
GAAGAAATAGAAATAATAGAAGATGATGGCAATGAAGGAGGACAGCAAGTAGATAGAGATGGAGGAGCTGGTCCTTTTGAGAAAaagcaaaggaagaagaaatccAGCATATGGGATGAAATGACTGAAGTAGTGCTAGATAATGGGACGGTCAAAATGAAGTGCAACCATTGCAAGGAGCTTTTCACCAAGAGTACAACCGGAGCCACATCTCAGCACAAGAGACACCTGACTTCTTGCCTCCAAAGAAAGATGGCCATTGGGGAGCAAAGCAAACAAAAGCAACAAGTGCTTTCATTCACCGAAGGTGGAAGTGATGGTATCACTTCCATCACAAATTTCTCGTATGATCATgccaaggtaagagagcttgcGTCACACATGATTCTTGCACATGAGTACCCCTTTTCTATGATGGAGCATGTAGTTttcaacaaattcatgaaagcaGTTTCTCCGTTTTATAAAAAGATTAATCGGCAGACTGTTAAGGAAGATTGTATGAGTACTTATACAATTGAAAAACGGAAGCTGAAATCATTGTTGAAAGGTGCTGGTAGGATTAGTATTACAACTGATTTGTGGAAATCTGgtcaaaaaattcaatatatGGTTGTGACTGGTCATTTTATTGATTCTGATTGGGTGTTTCAAAAACGTGTgttgaatttttgcaatgttCCTCCTCCTCATACTGGAGTTATTATAGCTGATGCTCTAAGTAAGTGCTTCATTGATTGGGGGATTGAGAATAAGGTTTCTAGCATAACTGTTGATAATGCTTCATACAATGATGTGTGCATTAGGAGACTTAGAGAGGATTTTTCTCTAAGAAAGAGATTAAGTATTGGAGGAAAAATTTTTCATGTTAGATGTTGTGCACATATACTTAATCTCTTAGTGCAAGATGGTCTTGGTCAACTTGGTGGTGTGATTGATGTTGTTAGAGAAGGGATAAAATACTTGAACAATTCAGAATCTAGGCTTCTTGAATTTgccaaaattaaaaaacagCTTCAGTTGCCCTCTAGAAAACTAATTTTGGACTGTCCAACAAGGTGGAATAGCACCTATTTGATGTTAGCTTCAGGTTTAGAGTTCAAGGATGTCTTTCCAAGATATGCAGACATAGACCCTGGATTTCACTATGTTCCTACTGATTTTGAGTGGATGAAAGTGGAAGAAGTGTGCAAATTTCTAGAAATATTTCATGAAATCACTGATATGATTTCCGGGTCTGAGTATCCAACATCTAACATTTTTCTTGTGGAGCTCTATAGGATTAAAGAGCTTTTTAATGAAAAAGCTCTTGATCCTTTTGAGCATATTCGGGCAATGGCTGGAAGTATGTCTGCTAAATTTGATAAGTATTGGGGGGAAAGTAATGTGCTGCTATCTTTGGGTGCAATTTTGGATCCGAGATACAAAATGTTCCTTATTAATCATGCTTTTCCGGTGATTTATGGTGAGGATGCAGCTCCTAGATTCATGGCTGAGATTAGAGACATTCTTTATGAGCTTTACAATGAATATGTTGATTGTCATGTTGTTTCCCATTCTGAACAACAGAGGCAGGTTGTAAAAAGGAGACAAAATGAAGGTTCTACTTCTTCTAGTAAGAAACAGAAAATGACTGCACCCGCCGTTTTAACTGGCAAAGAAAAGTTTCACATGCATGTGAGTGAAATTGATAGGGCTTCACCAGAAAAATCAGATTTAGATGTTTATTTAGAGGAAAGTAGGTATGCTTGTGATGCAAGGGCAAATCTGGATGTTTTGGGTTGGTGGAAAGGAGAAAGATTGAGATTTTATGAGGATccgaaaattttccgaatttctaggctttattttattgaattgcacacttttataccttttctttattagaaaattccccagataatttttat
This window contains:
- the LOC140016077 gene encoding zinc finger BED domain-containing protein RICESLEEPER 1-like, whose product is MEQNNEDVEQLNYNEERADEMSEEEIEIIEDDGNEGGQQVDRDGGAGPFEKKQRKKKSSIWDEMTEVVLDNGTVKMKCNHCKELFTKSTTGATSQHKRHLTSCLQRKMAIGEQSKQKQQVLSFTEGGSDGITSITNFSYDHAKVRELASHMILAHEYPFSMMEHVVFNKFMKAVSPFYKKINRQTVKEDCMSTYTIEKRKLKSLLKGAGRISITTDLWKSGQKIQYMVVTGHFIDSDWVFQKRVLNFCNVPPPHTGVIIADALSKCFIDWGIENKVSSITVDNASYNDVCIRRLREDFSLRKRLSIGGKIFHVRCCAHILNLLVQDGLGQLGGVIDVVREGIKYLNNSESRLLEFAKIKKQLQLPSRKLILDCPTRWNSTYLMLASGLEFKDVFPRYADIDPGFHYVPTDFEWMKVEEVCKFLEIFHEITDMISGSEYPTSNIFLVELYRIKELFNEKALDPFEHIRAMAGSMSAKFDKYWGESNVLLSLGAILDPRYKMFLINHAFPVIYGEDAAPRFMAEIRDILYELYNEYVDCHVVSHSEQQRQVVKRRQNEGSTSSSKKQKMTAPAVLTGKEKFHMHVSEIDRASPEKSDLDVYLEESRYACDARANLDVLGFF